In a genomic window of Anoplopoma fimbria isolate UVic2021 breed Golden Eagle Sablefish chromosome 6, Afim_UVic_2022, whole genome shotgun sequence:
- the emx2 gene encoding homeobox protein EMX2, producing MFQPTPKRCFTIESLVAKDNHIPASRTEEPIRPAALSYANSGQMNPFLNGFHPGGRSVYSNPDLVFAEAVSHQQSSSVPVHSVAPPHSLASHPLSSSHSPHPLFASQQRDPSTFYPWLLHRYRYLGHRFQGNETSPESFLLHNALARKPKRIRTAFSPSQLLRLEHAFEKNHYVVGAERKQLAHSLSLTETQVKVWFQNRRTKFKRQKLEEEGSESQQKKKGSHHINRWRMATKQGSPEEIDVTSDD from the exons ATGTTTCAACCCACACCCAAGAGGTGTTTCACTATAGAGTCTTTAGTGGCAAAGGATAACCACATCCCTGCGTCCCGTACCGAGGAGCCCATCAGGCCAGCCGCTCTCAGCTATGCAAACTCCGGCCAGATGAACCCCTTCCTCAACGGCTTCCACCCCGGCGGCCGGAGCGTCTATTCTAACCCGGACTTGGTGTTCGCTGAGGCGGTCTCCCACCAGCAGAGCTCCTCGGTCCCGGTGCATTCTGTGGCCCCTCCGCACTCCCTggcctctcaccctctctcctcctcccacagtCCTCACCCTCTTTTTGCCAGCCAGCAAAGGGACCCCTCCACTTTCTACCCCTGGTTATTACACAGGTACAGGTACCTGGGTCACAGGTTTCAAG GTAATGAAACGAGTCCAGAGAGTTTCCTTTTGCACAACGCGTTGGCCAGAAAGCCCAAAAGAATCCGGACAGCTTTTTCACCTTCGCAACTCCTGAGACTCGAACACGCGTTTGAGAAAAACCATTACGTGGtgggagcagagaggaagcagcTCGCACACAGCCTTAGCCTCACAGAAACTCAG GTAAAAGTGTGGTTTCAGAACCGAAGGACGAAGTTCAAGCGACAGAAGTTGGAGGAGGAAGGCTCGGAGtcgcagcagaagaagaaaggatCGCATCACATAAACCGGTGGAGAATGGCGACTAAACAGGGGAGCCCGGAGGAAATCGATGTCACTTCGGACGattaa